From a single Glycine soja cultivar W05 chromosome 19, ASM419377v2, whole genome shotgun sequence genomic region:
- the LOC114400571 gene encoding selenocysteine methyltransferase-like isoform X1, protein MSSLITDLLRQTGGTAVIDGGLATELERHGADLNDPLWSAKCLFSFPHLIRQVHLDYLENGADIIITASYQATIQGFKAKGYSDEESEALLRSSVEIAREAREVYYKNCAGCRSGDGDDDGRILKQRPILVAASVGSYGAYLADGSEYSGDYGDAITVETLKDFHRRRVQILADSGADLLAFETVPNKLEAEQAYAQLLEEEDIKIPAWFSFNSKDGVNVVSGDSLMECGSIAESCNKVVAVGINCTPPRFIHGLIVLLKKVTTKPIVIYPNSGETYDADLKEWVQNTGVTDEDFISYVNKWCELGASLVGGCCRTTPDTIRKIYRTLSSSQSI, encoded by the exons ATGTCGTCGTTGATAACAGATTTGCTCCGTCAAACCGGCGGCACCGCCGTCATCGACGGCGGTCTGGCGACGGAGCTGGAGCGCCATGGCGCCGACCTCAATGATCCTCTTTGGAGCGCCAAGTGCCTCTTTTCCTTCCCTCACCTCATTCGCCAA GTGCACCTTGATTACCTGGAAAATGGTGCAGACATTATAATCACAGCATCTTACCAA GCCACCATTCAAGGGTTTAAAGCCAAAGGCTATTCTGATGAAGAGAGTGAAGCCTTGCTCAGAAGCAGTGTTGAAATTGCACGGGAGGCACGCGAAGTTTACTATAAAAATTGTGCTGGATGTCGTTCGGGTGATGGGGATGATGATGGTAGAATCCTCAAACAACGGCCTATCTTGGTTGCTGCATCAGTAGGGAGCTATGGGGCTTATTTGGCCGACGGGTCAGAGTACAG TGGGGATTATGGTGATGCTATCACGGTGGAAACTCTTAAAGATTTTCATCGGAGAAGAGTTCAAATTTTAGCAGATTCAGGTGCTGACCTGCTTGCATTTGAAACAGTTCCCAATAAGCTTGAAGCTGAG CAGGCTTATGCTCAGCTtctggaagaagaggacataaAAATTCCTGCATGGTTTTCTTTTAACTCTAAGGATGGAGTTAATGTTGTTAGCGGTGATTCTTTAATGGAATGTGGCTCTATTGCTGAATCATGTAATAAAGTTGTCGCTGTTGGAATCAACTGTACTCCACCAAGATTTATTCATGGTCTGATTGTTTTGCTTAAGAAG GTGACTACAAAACCAATTGTTATATATCCAAACAGTGGGGAAACTTACGATGCTGACCTAAAGGAGTGGgtg CAAAATACTGGTGTTACAGATGAAGATTTTATCTCATATGTAAATAAATGGTGTGAGTTAGGAGCTTCCCTTGTAGGTGGCTGTTGCAGAACGACTCCGGATACTATTAGGAAGATATACAGGACCCTGTCTAGCAGTCAATCAATCTAA
- the LOC114400571 gene encoding selenocysteine methyltransferase-like isoform X2, whose protein sequence is MSSLITDLLRQTGGTAVIDGGLATELERHGADLNDPLWSAKCLFSFPHLIRQVHLDYLENGADIIITASYQATIQGFKAKGYSDEESEALLRSSVEIAREAREVYYKNCAGCRSGDGDDDGRILKQRPILVAASVGSYGAYLADGSEYSGDYGDAITVETLKDFHRRRVQILADSGADLLAFETVPNKLEAEAYAQLLEEEDIKIPAWFSFNSKDGVNVVSGDSLMECGSIAESCNKVVAVGINCTPPRFIHGLIVLLKKVTTKPIVIYPNSGETYDADLKEWVQNTGVTDEDFISYVNKWCELGASLVGGCCRTTPDTIRKIYRTLSSSQSI, encoded by the exons ATGTCGTCGTTGATAACAGATTTGCTCCGTCAAACCGGCGGCACCGCCGTCATCGACGGCGGTCTGGCGACGGAGCTGGAGCGCCATGGCGCCGACCTCAATGATCCTCTTTGGAGCGCCAAGTGCCTCTTTTCCTTCCCTCACCTCATTCGCCAA GTGCACCTTGATTACCTGGAAAATGGTGCAGACATTATAATCACAGCATCTTACCAA GCCACCATTCAAGGGTTTAAAGCCAAAGGCTATTCTGATGAAGAGAGTGAAGCCTTGCTCAGAAGCAGTGTTGAAATTGCACGGGAGGCACGCGAAGTTTACTATAAAAATTGTGCTGGATGTCGTTCGGGTGATGGGGATGATGATGGTAGAATCCTCAAACAACGGCCTATCTTGGTTGCTGCATCAGTAGGGAGCTATGGGGCTTATTTGGCCGACGGGTCAGAGTACAG TGGGGATTATGGTGATGCTATCACGGTGGAAACTCTTAAAGATTTTCATCGGAGAAGAGTTCAAATTTTAGCAGATTCAGGTGCTGACCTGCTTGCATTTGAAACAGTTCCCAATAAGCTTGAAGCTGAG GCTTATGCTCAGCTtctggaagaagaggacataaAAATTCCTGCATGGTTTTCTTTTAACTCTAAGGATGGAGTTAATGTTGTTAGCGGTGATTCTTTAATGGAATGTGGCTCTATTGCTGAATCATGTAATAAAGTTGTCGCTGTTGGAATCAACTGTACTCCACCAAGATTTATTCATGGTCTGATTGTTTTGCTTAAGAAG GTGACTACAAAACCAATTGTTATATATCCAAACAGTGGGGAAACTTACGATGCTGACCTAAAGGAGTGGgtg CAAAATACTGGTGTTACAGATGAAGATTTTATCTCATATGTAAATAAATGGTGTGAGTTAGGAGCTTCCCTTGTAGGTGGCTGTTGCAGAACGACTCCGGATACTATTAGGAAGATATACAGGACCCTGTCTAGCAGTCAATCAATCTAA